One genomic window of Hymenobacter sp. J193 includes the following:
- a CDS encoding WG repeat-containing protein: MLHEFLITPFADAARQRHYAAVREALRADDTGPITLLLGNLAVEEDGPALDAVVVRPHSITVLLLVPRGGQLNIPALRYGTWKLDNTPLPGDWDTDNPFEQFQRQKEALASWLAPQLSSEQANLQFISGVVVFDGPVTFGPEVEEQLASSPATSGFQLLCEAGQLPRRLRQLARPDIDLTDADLTQWARDLAEDDAPAEPTPAASHSPAPESTSGSPLRRLWQWLGAHDVPDDAPYGYDAQAVAARRAEKQELEQVRHQLQADLNEQMRALEAREAEREQHITALRTQLAQAPNAPAEAAALQARLAAESREKTLVEEAIAASRAESAARNAELDAKIAQLSQLIQQLNTQPTPAAAATALATPGLATPTEATRPGSIAGAEAPRRATSVAATAALSFARLRQWRRLLPRLAMAAGALAVLGLGGWGLSRAVSASAPRPFQENGKWGFTTGGDEPVVPARYASVAEFREGHAVVEADGAFGLVNEEGEEVVKPAYDALNPYAGGYARVRVGDAYTFLDQDGQEFNTYYFNALDFAEGYAAVLDYRGWHYISGPREEDPAKPPVIFREAYSFQQGLARVRLADGYTFITPDYLKDPTEGTEPFGRYTAATDFIDGRARVTQQGRTFTIDTDGDEVK; this comes from the coding sequence ATGTTGCATGAGTTTTTGATTACGCCGTTTGCCGATGCCGCCCGGCAGCGCCACTACGCGGCCGTACGCGAAGCCCTGCGCGCCGACGACACCGGCCCCATTACCCTGCTGCTGGGCAACTTGGCCGTGGAAGAGGATGGCCCGGCCCTGGATGCGGTGGTGGTGCGGCCGCACAGTATTACGGTGCTGCTGCTGGTGCCGCGCGGTGGTCAGCTCAACATCCCGGCCCTTCGCTACGGCACCTGGAAGCTCGATAATACTCCGCTCCCCGGCGACTGGGACACCGATAATCCATTTGAGCAGTTTCAGCGGCAGAAGGAAGCATTAGCTTCCTGGCTGGCGCCTCAGCTGAGTTCGGAGCAAGCCAACCTGCAGTTTATTTCGGGAGTGGTGGTGTTTGATGGGCCGGTGACGTTTGGGCCGGAGGTGGAAGAGCAGCTTGCCTCCAGCCCCGCTACCAGCGGCTTCCAGCTACTGTGCGAAGCGGGCCAACTGCCGCGCCGCCTGCGGCAGTTGGCCCGCCCCGATATCGACCTGACCGACGCCGACCTCACCCAGTGGGCCCGCGACCTGGCCGAAGACGACGCGCCCGCAGAACCCACCCCAGCCGCCAGCCATAGCCCAGCGCCCGAATCCACCAGCGGCAGCCCACTGCGCCGCCTCTGGCAGTGGCTGGGCGCCCACGACGTGCCCGACGATGCGCCCTACGGCTACGACGCCCAGGCGGTGGCCGCCCGCCGCGCCGAAAAGCAGGAGCTGGAGCAAGTGCGCCACCAGCTGCAAGCCGACCTGAACGAGCAGATGCGCGCCCTGGAAGCTCGGGAAGCCGAGCGGGAGCAGCATATCACCGCGCTACGCACCCAGCTCGCCCAAGCCCCAAACGCCCCCGCCGAAGCCGCCGCTCTGCAGGCCCGGCTGGCTGCTGAAAGCCGTGAAAAAACCCTGGTGGAAGAAGCCATTGCGGCTTCCCGGGCCGAGTCGGCGGCGCGCAACGCCGAGCTGGACGCTAAAATCGCGCAGCTAAGCCAGCTGATTCAGCAGCTGAATACGCAGCCAACGCCGGCAGCAGCTGCCACCGCTCTGGCTACTCCAGGCCTGGCAACCCCTACTGAGGCTACCCGCCCGGGTAGCATAGCCGGGGCGGAGGCCCCGCGACGAGCAACATCGGTGGCAGCTACGGCAGCTTTGAGCTTTGCCCGGCTGCGGCAGTGGCGGCGCCTGCTGCCACGCCTGGCTATGGCGGCCGGGGCACTGGCCGTGCTGGGGCTGGGTGGCTGGGGCCTGAGCCGGGCTGTTTCCGCTTCGGCCCCCAGGCCATTCCAGGAAAACGGCAAATGGGGCTTCACCACCGGGGGCGACGAGCCAGTGGTGCCCGCTCGGTACGCTTCGGTGGCGGAGTTTCGGGAAGGCCACGCCGTGGTGGAAGCCGACGGAGCATTCGGTCTGGTGAACGAGGAGGGCGAAGAAGTGGTGAAGCCTGCTTATGATGCCCTGAACCCCTACGCCGGGGGCTACGCCCGCGTGCGGGTGGGCGACGCCTACACGTTTCTGGATCAGGACGGACAGGAATTCAACACGTACTACTTCAACGCGCTGGACTTCGCCGAAGGCTACGCTGCCGTGCTCGACTACCGGGGCTGGCACTACATCAGCGGCCCCAGGGAGGAAGACCCCGCCAAACCACCCGTCATTTTCCGCGAGGCCTACTCTTTTCAGCAGGGGCTGGCCCGCGTGCGTCTGGCCGACGGCTACACCTTCATCACGCCCGACTACCTGAAAGACCCCACCGAGGGCACGGAGCCCTTTGGCCGCTACACCGCCGCCACCGACTTCATTGATGGTCGCGCCCGCGTCACGCAGCAGGGCCGCACTTTCACCATCGATACCGATGGGGACGAGGTGAAGTAG
- a CDS encoding SCO family protein gives MPPVQSQSGRAISSRDLADGLYVANFFYTTCPGACPQVSSQLQRVQEKFRREPRLRLASFTLDPAHDTPAQLERYAEQYGAIAGKWLFLTGDKSALYRLATDEFRLPPPQGVSPGLEHSQQLLLVDRTGHLRGRYDGTSAKEIERLITEIGVMLYSYDLEQPGR, from the coding sequence CTGCCGCCGGTTCAGTCGCAGTCCGGCCGCGCCATTTCCAGCCGGGACCTGGCCGATGGCCTGTACGTGGCCAATTTCTTTTACACTACCTGCCCCGGCGCCTGCCCGCAGGTGAGCAGCCAGCTGCAGCGCGTGCAGGAGAAGTTTCGCCGCGAGCCGCGCCTGCGCCTCGCGTCCTTCACCCTCGACCCCGCCCACGACACACCGGCCCAACTGGAGCGCTACGCCGAGCAGTACGGCGCCATTGCGGGCAAATGGCTTTTCCTGACCGGTGACAAAAGCGCGCTGTATCGTTTAGCCACGGATGAGTTTCGCTTGCCGCCGCCCCAGGGCGTATCGCCGGGGCTGGAGCACAGCCAGCAACTGTTGCTGGTAGACCGCACCGGCCATTTGCGTGGCCGCTACGATGGTACCAGTGCCAAGGAGATTGAGCGGCTCATCACCGAAATCGGCGTAATGCTTTACTCGTATGACCTCGAACAACCCGGCCGTTAA
- a CDS encoding cytochrome c oxidase subunit 3 — MHPAETLTNKEPGTGLHPTRLVLWLMIISIFMIFAAYTSAYIVRREEGNWLEFELPASMLINTVLIVLSSAAVQWAYFAARKDELNQVKLGLGLTLLLGAAFLVGQWQVWAELVRNKIHFGGVDANPSGSFLYVLMGVHAFHLVTGLIFLLKVLRKSFNYQVHSRQMLSIGNVTIYWHFLGGLWLYLYLFLLLNH; from the coding sequence ATGCATCCTGCCGAAACCCTAACCAACAAAGAGCCCGGTACCGGTCTGCACCCGACCCGGCTGGTTCTGTGGCTGATGATTATCAGCATCTTCATGATTTTTGCCGCTTACACCAGCGCCTACATTGTGCGCCGGGAAGAAGGCAACTGGCTGGAGTTTGAGCTGCCCGCCAGCATGCTCATCAATACCGTGCTGATTGTGCTGAGCAGCGCCGCGGTGCAGTGGGCCTACTTTGCCGCCCGCAAGGATGAGCTAAACCAGGTGAAGCTTGGCCTGGGGCTGACGCTGCTGCTGGGGGCGGCTTTCCTGGTAGGGCAGTGGCAGGTGTGGGCCGAGCTGGTGCGTAACAAGATTCACTTTGGCGGCGTTGATGCTAATCCATCGGGTTCGTTTCTGTACGTGCTGATGGGTGTGCACGCTTTTCACCTGGTTACGGGGCTGATTTTTCTGCTGAAAGTGTTGCGCAAAAGCTTTAACTATCAGGTGCATTCACGCCAGATGCTGTCCATTGGCAACGTCACAATCTACTGGCACTTCCTCGGGGGGCTTTGGTTGTACCTGTATTTGTTCCTACTTTTGAACCACTAG
- a CDS encoding DUF983 domain-containing protein: MPHHPSTALALLALRCPRCHTGPLFRYPAYQLRRFDAMYEACPVCGQHYEPEVGFYWGAMYISYGLSVGIVVLVGLTLYYLAGDPPVWVYITSVAFAVILLTPLLFRYARALMLYWFGSIDYDPARAPLTTHQ, from the coding sequence ATGCCGCACCATCCGTCGACGGCCCTGGCCTTGCTGGCACTCCGGTGCCCACGCTGCCACACGGGGCCGTTGTTTCGGTATCCGGCCTACCAGCTGCGCAGGTTCGATGCTATGTATGAGGCCTGCCCCGTGTGCGGGCAGCACTACGAGCCGGAAGTAGGGTTCTACTGGGGCGCCATGTACATCAGCTACGGCTTGTCGGTGGGTATTGTGGTGCTGGTGGGCCTTACGCTCTACTATCTGGCCGGCGACCCGCCCGTGTGGGTGTACATTACCAGCGTGGCTTTCGCGGTGATACTGCTCACGCCGCTGCTGTTCCGCTACGCCCGGGCCCTGATGCTGTACTGGTTTGGCTCCATCGACTACGACCCTGCCCGGGCCCCGCTGACTACTCACCAATAG
- a CDS encoding DUF420 domain-containing protein — MTSNNPAVNPGNFTKYKILLGALAAIIPLAVAVLYFFPGAFQVSGLNVKALPEVNAWLNSLTALFLVVGYYFIRRKNVARHRLMMGLAFLLGSLFLVSYVAYHSQVPSTRFGGQGLIRGVYYFILLTHIVLAAVTVGLVLFTLYFALTEQFQKHRRIARWTFPIWLYVSVTGVIVYLMISPYYQ; from the coding sequence ATGACCTCGAACAACCCGGCCGTTAATCCCGGCAACTTCACCAAGTATAAAATCCTTTTGGGGGCGCTGGCGGCCATTATTCCGCTGGCCGTGGCCGTGCTGTACTTCTTTCCCGGCGCGTTTCAGGTTTCGGGGCTGAATGTGAAGGCCCTGCCAGAAGTAAATGCCTGGCTGAACTCGCTCACGGCACTTTTCCTGGTGGTCGGCTACTACTTTATCCGGCGCAAAAACGTGGCCCGGCACCGACTGATGATGGGCCTGGCCTTTCTGCTGGGCTCGTTGTTTCTGGTGTCGTACGTGGCCTACCACTCACAGGTGCCGTCCACCAGGTTTGGCGGCCAGGGGCTGATTCGTGGGGTATATTACTTTATCCTACTTACCCACATTGTGCTGGCTGCCGTGACGGTGGGGCTTGTGCTGTTTACCCTGTATTTCGCCCTCACGGAGCAGTTTCAGAAGCACCGCCGCATTGCCCGCTGGACCTTTCCCATCTGGCTGTACGTGTCGGTGACGGGCGTCATCGTGTACCTAATGATTTCACCCTATTACCAGTAG
- a CDS encoding heme A synthase — MQTPAFVRRFRFFGILTVASVYLLILVGGVVRSTGSGMGCPDWPKCFGSWVPPTHISQLPADYKEVYTAQRVAKNQKLARTLERLGFEQVAGEIFAHPTQYIETDFNPTKTWIEYVNRLLGALIGVFIFVTVLLALPYWRRDRAVFWLTFGSFVLTGFQGWLGSLVVSTNLLPIMVTIHMGLALVIVAMLLYAVDRSQLRQGATSEATVAGLGWGLWLAALATFGQIVLGTQVREEVDMVAAAAQYLGRSEWIEQLGTTFRVHRTFSAVLLVLNLYLAYRLYVGSRGSLRPLSVAVVAALGLEIVAGITLAYWALPAAVQPVHLTLATVLFGLQFLVVLAYHRATKLRRQEASPGVVA; from the coding sequence ATGCAAACTCCTGCTTTTGTGCGCCGTTTCCGATTTTTCGGTATCCTGACAGTGGCAAGCGTTTACCTGTTGATTCTGGTAGGCGGCGTTGTGCGCAGTACCGGTTCCGGCATGGGCTGCCCCGACTGGCCCAAATGCTTTGGCTCCTGGGTGCCGCCCACCCACATCAGCCAGCTGCCCGCTGACTACAAAGAAGTGTACACAGCCCAGCGGGTAGCCAAAAACCAGAAGCTGGCCCGCACGCTGGAGCGGCTGGGCTTCGAGCAGGTGGCCGGAGAAATATTCGCGCACCCCACGCAGTATATCGAAACGGACTTCAATCCTACCAAAACCTGGATTGAGTACGTGAACCGCCTACTGGGTGCGCTGATTGGGGTGTTCATCTTCGTGACGGTACTGCTAGCGCTGCCCTACTGGCGCCGTGACCGGGCCGTGTTCTGGCTGACTTTCGGGAGCTTTGTGCTAACGGGCTTCCAGGGCTGGCTGGGGTCGTTGGTGGTATCTACCAACCTGCTGCCCATAATGGTGACGATACACATGGGGCTGGCCCTGGTGATTGTGGCTATGCTGCTCTATGCCGTGGACCGGTCGCAGCTGCGGCAGGGGGCCACATCGGAAGCCACGGTGGCGGGCCTGGGCTGGGGCCTGTGGCTGGCGGCTCTGGCAACATTTGGGCAGATCGTGCTGGGCACGCAGGTACGCGAGGAAGTGGATATGGTGGCCGCGGCCGCTCAGTATCTTGGCCGCAGCGAGTGGATAGAGCAGCTGGGCACTACCTTCCGGGTACACCGCACGTTCTCAGCCGTGCTGCTCGTGCTCAACCTGTACCTAGCCTACCGGCTGTACGTGGGCTCGAGGGGCAGCCTGCGGCCGCTGTCGGTGGCGGTAGTGGCAGCATTGGGGCTGGAAATTGTGGCGGGCATTACGCTGGCGTACTGGGCGCTGCCGGCGGCCGTGCAGCCGGTACACCTCACGCTGGCTACGGTGCTGTTTGGACTGCAGTTCCTAGTAGTGCTGGCTTACCATCGGGCCACTAAGTTGCGGCGGCAAGAAGCTAGTCCGGGCGTTGTTGCGTAA
- a CDS encoding HAMP domain-containing sensor histidine kinase has protein sequence MSSSRFSPWFLLLLAALCFVAAFVSNHYGLATSVLMRAEARQIQALVRQAERTADEEADELAIDIQRGEVSFERLLQGATYPTFVFRDLRLLYWSDHTMRPEMENATQPFREKLVDMKFGRFLALRRQAGPYVILTYVPLEKNYGISNRYLREGATQALFRGLNLRVVPNDVSGRLPRLYSAKGAYLFSLESVQANPTTGKYVPAALLLLGIILYLAGWLLLARRLFALRRPLRGAAAVLLPLVALRAVLLYWGLPFSFIELPLFDPRVYAASAISPSLGDLILNALVMVVVAVYGLRLFRRYGVLRRIGQLQRDPARVALGTVAVLSFYGLLITLYQFYASTFTNSQLNLDITQSIQVSAFKLLLLLAIVLHTGGYLLALYLLTQCFVAILRPATKSVAVLMLAGSMLVFLPLGLLLSQPYITLLGLTLGFFLILRLTGLRPLAAVVPYQLYLLVFLMVALSAAIGGLALYMHFNRQLIQNKQKLASNLLVDNDLQGEFLLTERTREMANDPFIKARITGPFGNQDLVRQKIEKYYLRDYFDKYETSVRFFDGAGLPLGSSASEALPAVENRLLRNAVPTDQPRLFLLHDGATFSTRRYVTFVPVRAPSGARATIVLELALKKLTTYSLVPELLVDEKFFQPGLGPELSYAGFEQDRPVYSEGDFDYVNNLNHQALHDPRLYTTGLSLAGMHHLGVRGPQERVVVVTTPRYSFTSWLANFSFLFLLHTFFWLLCVVAYMVLRGKYPRMLRTNFSTKIQLFLNVGILIPLLVVSVATASQVTASYKRDLLRTYERRGKAVQDNLLKNTALLADSTNRTQLTEAAANVASLTETDLNLYDGQGQLLVSSQPLIFESGLLSPLMNPQALKALAERSQPRILLSERAGTLSFNALYLPLRTVTAAGTSVVGYVGIPFFDSEKELDTKLIELVDTILNIFTVMFILFLALTFLASRYLTAPLKLLTEKLKHTTLTGQNEMLTYESSDEIGLLVREYNTMLRKLEESKQELAAQEKEAAWREMARQVAHEIKNPLTPMKLSLQFLQRAIHDGHADLSELIGRVSQTLITQIDVLTDIATSFSNFTNLPAMRPERLDVAAVLRRCVGLHQGNGQVRLQLPPEAEELGYTVYADESLLVRTFNNLFINALQAVPEGRRPEVEASIELVGTSKVRIAIEDNGAGIPEEVQEKIFVPNFTTKEKGSGIGLAVARRGIESAGGSIWFETWEGTGTTFYIELPLAG, from the coding sequence TTGTCGTCTTCGCGCTTTTCTCCCTGGTTTCTGCTGTTGCTGGCCGCGCTATGCTTTGTAGCTGCCTTCGTGAGCAACCACTACGGGCTGGCTACCAGCGTGCTGATGCGGGCCGAGGCCCGCCAGATTCAGGCCCTGGTACGGCAGGCCGAGCGCACTGCCGACGAGGAAGCCGACGAACTGGCCATAGATATACAGCGGGGCGAGGTAAGCTTCGAACGGCTGCTGCAGGGTGCTACGTACCCCACCTTCGTGTTCCGCGACCTGCGCCTGCTGTATTGGTCCGACCACACCATGCGGCCGGAAATGGAAAACGCCACCCAGCCATTTCGGGAAAAGCTGGTGGATATGAAGTTTGGCCGCTTCCTGGCTCTGCGTCGGCAGGCAGGCCCCTACGTGATTCTGACGTATGTGCCGCTGGAAAAAAACTACGGCATCAGCAACCGCTACCTGCGGGAGGGCGCCACGCAGGCCTTATTCCGGGGCCTGAACCTGCGCGTAGTACCGAATGACGTAAGCGGCCGGTTGCCCCGGCTGTATTCGGCCAAAGGGGCCTACCTGTTTTCCCTGGAAAGCGTGCAGGCCAACCCCACTACGGGCAAGTACGTGCCGGCCGCCCTGCTGCTGCTGGGTATTATCCTGTACCTGGCGGGCTGGCTGCTGCTGGCCCGGCGCCTGTTTGCGCTGCGGCGGCCGCTGCGCGGCGCCGCAGCGGTGCTGCTGCCGCTGGTGGCTCTGCGGGCGGTGCTGCTATACTGGGGGCTGCCGTTTTCCTTTATCGAGTTGCCCCTGTTCGACCCGCGCGTGTACGCTGCCTCGGCTATTTCTCCTTCCCTGGGCGACCTGATCCTCAACGCGCTGGTGATGGTAGTGGTGGCGGTGTACGGGCTGCGGCTGTTTCGGCGGTACGGGGTGCTGCGGCGCATCGGGCAGCTGCAGCGCGACCCTGCGCGCGTGGCCCTGGGTACTGTGGCGGTACTCTCGTTCTACGGGCTACTTATCACGCTGTACCAGTTCTACGCCAGCACCTTCACCAACTCCCAGCTCAACCTCGATATAACCCAGAGTATCCAGGTTTCGGCCTTCAAGCTGCTGCTGCTGCTGGCCATTGTGCTGCATACGGGGGGCTATCTGCTGGCCCTGTACCTGCTCACGCAGTGTTTCGTAGCTATTTTGCGGCCCGCTACCAAAAGCGTGGCAGTGCTGATGCTGGCGGGCAGTATGCTGGTGTTTCTGCCGCTGGGGCTGCTGCTAAGCCAGCCATATATCACGCTGCTGGGCCTCACGCTGGGCTTTTTTCTGATTCTGCGCTTAACCGGGCTGCGGCCGCTGGCGGCGGTGGTGCCCTACCAGCTTTACCTGCTTGTGTTTCTGATGGTGGCCTTGAGCGCGGCCATCGGCGGCCTGGCTTTGTACATGCACTTCAACCGGCAGCTGATTCAGAACAAGCAGAAACTGGCCAGCAACCTGCTCGTCGACAATGACCTGCAAGGGGAGTTCCTGCTTACCGAGCGTACCCGCGAAATGGCCAACGACCCGTTCATTAAGGCGCGTATCACCGGCCCGTTCGGCAACCAGGACCTGGTGCGCCAGAAAATCGAGAAGTACTACCTGCGCGACTACTTCGATAAATATGAAACCTCGGTGCGGTTTTTCGACGGAGCCGGGCTGCCCCTGGGCAGCTCCGCCTCTGAGGCGCTGCCTGCCGTGGAAAACCGCCTGCTGCGTAACGCCGTGCCCACCGATCAGCCCCGGCTGTTTCTGCTGCATGATGGAGCCACGTTCAGCACGCGCCGCTACGTCACGTTTGTACCCGTGCGGGCTCCCTCGGGTGCACGGGCTACCATTGTGCTGGAGCTGGCTCTCAAAAAGCTCACCACCTATAGCCTGGTGCCGGAGCTGCTGGTGGATGAAAAGTTCTTTCAGCCGGGGCTGGGGCCGGAGCTCAGCTACGCCGGCTTCGAGCAGGACCGGCCCGTGTACAGTGAGGGGGACTTCGACTACGTTAACAATCTGAACCATCAGGCCCTGCACGACCCCCGGCTCTATACCACGGGCCTATCATTGGCCGGCATGCACCACCTGGGCGTGCGTGGGCCGCAGGAGCGGGTGGTGGTGGTTACCACACCACGCTACTCCTTCACGAGCTGGCTGGCCAACTTCTCCTTTCTATTTTTGCTGCACACGTTTTTCTGGCTGCTGTGCGTAGTTGCCTACATGGTGCTGCGCGGCAAGTACCCGCGCATGCTGCGCACCAACTTCAGCACCAAGATTCAGCTGTTCCTGAACGTAGGCATCCTGATTCCGCTGCTGGTGGTGAGCGTGGCCACGGCCAGCCAGGTAACGGCCTCCTATAAGCGCGACCTGCTGCGCACCTACGAGCGGCGCGGCAAGGCTGTACAGGACAACCTGCTGAAAAACACTGCGCTGCTGGCCGATTCCACCAACCGTACCCAGCTCACTGAAGCCGCCGCCAATGTAGCCAGCCTCACCGAAACCGACCTGAACCTCTACGACGGCCAGGGCCAGCTGCTGGTCAGCAGCCAGCCACTCATTTTTGAGAGTGGCCTGCTGAGCCCTTTGATGAACCCGCAGGCGCTGAAGGCCCTGGCCGAGCGCAGCCAGCCGCGCATCCTGCTTTCCGAAAGGGCGGGTACACTCTCGTTTAATGCCTTGTATCTGCCGCTACGGACGGTTACGGCGGCGGGCACCAGCGTGGTGGGCTACGTAGGTATTCCGTTTTTCGACTCGGAAAAGGAGCTGGACACCAAGCTTATCGAGCTGGTCGATACTATCCTGAATATCTTCACGGTGATGTTCATTTTGTTTCTGGCCCTCACGTTTTTGGCCTCGCGCTACCTTACGGCCCCGCTCAAGCTCCTCACCGAAAAGCTCAAGCACACCACCCTCACCGGCCAGAACGAAATGCTCACCTACGAGTCGTCGGATGAAATCGGGCTGCTGGTGCGCGAGTACAACACCATGCTGCGCAAGCTGGAGGAAAGCAAGCAGGAGCTGGCCGCCCAGGAAAAAGAAGCCGCCTGGCGCGAAATGGCCCGGCAGGTGGCCCACGAAATCAAGAACCCGCTCACGCCCATGAAGCTGAGCTTGCAGTTTCTGCAGCGCGCTATCCACGACGGCCACGCCGACCTCTCGGAGCTGATTGGCCGGGTGTCGCAGACGCTCATCACGCAGATTGACGTGCTTACGGACATTGCTACCTCCTTCAGCAACTTCACCAACCTGCCCGCCATGCGCCCCGAACGGCTGGATGTGGCCGCCGTGCTGCGCCGCTGCGTGGGTTTGCACCAGGGCAACGGCCAGGTGCGCCTGCAGCTGCCCCCCGAAGCCGAGGAACTCGGTTACACTGTGTACGCCGACGAAAGCCTGCTGGTGCGCACCTTCAACAACCTGTTCATCAATGCTCTACAGGCAGTGCCCGAGGGGCGTCGGCCGGAGGTAGAGGCCAGTATAGAGCTGGTGGGAACCAGTAAAGTGCGCATTGCCATCGAAGACAACGGCGCTGGCATTCCGGAAGAAGTACAGGAGAAAATCTTCGTGCCCAACTTCACCACCAAGGAAAAAGGCTCCGGCATTGGGCTGGCCGTGGCCCGGCGTGGCATTGAAAGTGCGGGCGGCAGCATCTGGTTTGAAACCTGGGAAGGCACCGGCACTACGTTCTACATCGAGCTGCCGCTGGCAGGCTGA
- a CDS encoding cytochrome c oxidase subunit 3, with protein MAISQAATQHAATLDTPRSGPWDGGNEPFKASYGKLMMWFFLLSDAFTFAAFLTTYGLIRHRHAAFDAASGKAFEFSSAYWPVPDKVFNSFPGLHGMDLPLAFVALMTMILIFSSVTMVLAVEAGHRMDKKDVQKWLLWTILFGATFLASQAWEWSHFIGGTDEGTRMADGTIFHGANLTMNQYGPVLFADLFFFITGFHGTHVFSGVCLLVWAFIATTNGTFEKRGHYEMVEKIGLYWHFVDLVWVFVFTFFYLV; from the coding sequence ATGGCCATTTCACAAGCGGCAACGCAGCACGCTGCCACTCTCGACACGCCCCGCAGCGGACCTTGGGACGGCGGCAATGAACCATTTAAGGCAAGCTACGGCAAGCTGATGATGTGGTTCTTCCTGTTGTCGGACGCCTTCACCTTCGCCGCCTTCCTCACCACCTACGGCCTCATCCGTCACCGCCACGCGGCGTTCGATGCGGCCTCCGGCAAAGCGTTTGAATTTTCCTCGGCCTACTGGCCCGTGCCCGACAAGGTGTTCAACTCCTTCCCCGGCCTGCACGGCATGGACCTGCCGCTGGCTTTCGTGGCTTTGATGACGATGATTCTCATCTTCTCCTCCGTGACGATGGTACTGGCCGTAGAAGCCGGCCATCGTATGGATAAGAAGGACGTGCAGAAGTGGCTGCTATGGACGATTCTGTTCGGGGCTACCTTCCTGGCCTCGCAGGCCTGGGAATGGAGCCACTTTATCGGCGGCACCGACGAAGGTACGCGCATGGCCGATGGCACCATTTTCCACGGCGCCAACCTGACGATGAATCAGTACGGTCCCGTGCTGTTCGCTGACCTGTTCTTCTTCATCACTGGTTTCCACGGCACGCACGTATTCTCGGGCGTCTGCCTGCTGGTGTGGGCATTCATTGCTACCACCAATGGTACCTTCGAAAAGCGCGGCCACTACGAAATGGTGGAAAAGATTGGCCTCTACTGGCACTTTGTAGACCTGGTGTGGGTGTTCGTCTTCACCTTCTTCTACCTCGTTTAG
- a CDS encoding cytochrome C oxidase subunit IV family protein has product MAHHVGLDPHNPAEIAKPNTGWIWKTFFVLVGITALEFVFVFLMDPGTLRNAIFIILTIFKAFFIVAEFMHLKHETKGLIWTIMVPMALLVWLLVALITEGSYINEAVFNR; this is encoded by the coding sequence ATGGCTCATCACGTAGGCCTCGACCCGCATAATCCAGCCGAAATTGCCAAGCCAAACACCGGCTGGATCTGGAAAACGTTCTTCGTTCTGGTTGGCATCACGGCCCTGGAATTCGTGTTCGTATTCCTGATGGACCCCGGCACGCTCCGCAATGCCATCTTCATCATCCTCACCATCTTCAAGGCGTTCTTCATCGTGGCGGAGTTCATGCACTTGAAGCATGAAACCAAGGGCTTGATCTGGACGATTATGGTGCCGATGGCCCTGCTGGTGTGGCTGCTGGTGGCTTTGATTACGGAAGGCTCGTACATCAACGAGGCCGTTTTCAACCGCTAA
- the cyoE gene encoding heme o synthase, producing MSKARAYFQLLKFRLSLTVSFSSAVGYLLGAKELDWSRALLVMLGGLAVTGAANTINQIFEKDLDKLMKRTAQRPLPLGILSSAEAWAFVLLLGGLGLGMLAYFFNPLAAALSLISLILYGFIYTPLKTISPICVAVGAIPGGMPPLIGWVAATGVLGIEGWVLFGIQFMWQFPHFWAIAWVLDDDYKKAGFKMLPTPGGKDMRTAIQIMTYTLVLIPLSLLPLYFGMTGTTYAMVAAICGVLFLMQTFYLMRTCTKKAAMRIMFGSFLYLPIVQIALVLDKV from the coding sequence ATGAGTAAAGCCCGGGCATATTTTCAGCTCCTTAAGTTTCGGTTGTCGCTGACGGTATCTTTTTCCAGCGCCGTCGGCTACCTGCTGGGCGCCAAGGAGCTGGACTGGAGCCGCGCGCTGCTGGTGATGCTGGGCGGCCTGGCCGTGACGGGTGCTGCCAACACTATCAACCAGATCTTCGAGAAGGACCTCGACAAGCTGATGAAGCGCACAGCCCAGCGCCCGTTGCCGCTGGGGATATTGTCCAGCGCCGAGGCGTGGGCATTTGTACTGCTGCTGGGCGGGCTGGGGCTGGGGATGCTGGCGTACTTCTTTAACCCGCTGGCGGCGGCCCTGTCGTTGATTTCCCTGATTCTGTACGGCTTCATCTACACCCCGCTTAAAACCATTTCGCCTATTTGTGTAGCTGTAGGCGCCATTCCGGGCGGCATGCCCCCACTCATCGGCTGGGTAGCGGCCACGGGCGTGCTGGGTATTGAGGGCTGGGTGCTGTTCGGCATCCAGTTTATGTGGCAGTTTCCGCACTTCTGGGCCATTGCCTGGGTGCTCGACGACGACTACAAAAAGGCCGGCTTCAAGATGCTGCCCACGCCCGGGGGCAAAGACATGCGCACGGCCATTCAGATCATGACTTACACGCTGGTGCTCATTCCGCTGAGCTTGCTGCCGCTGTACTTCGGCATGACGGGCACCACGTACGCTATGGTGGCCGCCATTTGCGGGGTGCTGTTCCTGATGCAAACCTTCTACCTGATGCGCACCTGCACCAAAAAAGCGGCTATGCGCATCATGTTTGGCTCCTTCCTGTATCTGCCCATCGTGCAGATTGCCCTTGTGCTCGACAAAGTGTAA